In the genome of Bicyclus anynana chromosome 23, ilBicAnyn1.1, whole genome shotgun sequence, one region contains:
- the LOC112047590 gene encoding uncharacterized protein LOC112047590, with protein sequence MDFNTTTNIEYTWPFPKPIVGKPCEPPSPDARPTVRPAPVAPYCHCDAHSYEPRIEQYKQLLDKEQKLCHDYELLRRQMVDVTNDILDHPCDDLDSKMLTIYQETYKKRSFPTSDYRAIVAASQSSAPIPRESQRLGMLRCYKDPTHFTDKPPTVRPTINPPGPVHTGVSPQAIQTWFTEFPGRTEYMDTYSASAKACWRSMQRFKEPMPSTRRRADDNCV encoded by the exons ATGGATTTCAACACAACAACAAACATTGAGTACACGTGGCCTTTTCCAAAGCCTATTGTAGGAAA ACCATGTGAGCCGCCAAGCCCAGACGCTAGGCCCACAGTTCGCCCGGCGCCAGTAGCGCCGTACTGCCATTGCGACGCTCACTCGTACGAGCCGCGTATAGAGCAGTACAAGCAGTTGTTGGACAAGGAACAGAAGCTGTGCCACGACTATGAACTGCTGAGACGGCAG ATGGTCGACGTAACAAATGACATTTTGGATCATCCCTGCGATGATCTTGATAGCAAAATGTTGACAATTTACCAGGAGACATACAAAAAACGAT CATTCCCTACATCGGACTACCGAGCAATAGTGGCAGCGTCACAGTCGAGCGCTCCTATACCCCGGGAGAGTCAGCGTCTCGGAATGCTGCGCTGCTACAAAGACCCCACCCACTTCACGGATAAACCCCCCACTGTTCGTCCCACCATCAACCCCCCTGGGCCAGTCCATACCGGTGTTTCTCCTCAGGCTATACAAACATG GTTTACGGAGTTTCCTGGAAGAACAGAATACATGGACACTTACAGTGCTTCGGCTAAAGCTTGCTGGAGATCGATGCAGAGATTCAAAGAACCGATGCCATCTACACGGAGAAGGGCAGATGATAACTGTGTATAA